A region of the Variovorax sp. 54 genome:
GTGCTGGCGGCCGCGATGCTGCTGGCAGGCTGCTCGCTGATTCCGACCTACGAGCGCCCCGCAGCGCCGGTGCCGACCACCTTCCCGGGTGACCCGGCACAGCCGTCGGGCCAGGCCGCGGCCGCCCTGCCCTGGCAGGACTTCTTCACCGACCCGCGCCTGACGGGCCTGATCCAGACGGCGCTGGCGAACAACCGCGACCTGCGCGTGTCGGTGCTCAACATCGAGCAGGCGCGTGCGCAGTTCCAGATCGAACGCTCGGCGCTGTTCCCGGCGCTCGGCCTCACGGGCGCGGGCTCGCGCTCGAGCCCCAACGCCTACCAGTCGATCGATCCGACACAGGGCAGCGTGGCCTCGCAGTACAGCGTCAACTTCGGCTTCACGGCGTGGGAGCTCGACTTCTTCGGCCGCATCCGCGCGCTGAAGGACCAGGCGCTGTCGCAGTACCTGGCCACCGAAGAGTCGCGCAAGGCCGCGCAGATCAGCCTGATCGCGGCTGTGGCCAGCGGCTGGCTCACGCTGCTGGCCGACGACGAGCTGCTCGAGATCACGCGCCAGACCATGGTCACGCGCGACGAGTCGGTGCGCCTAACCAAGCTGCGCTTCGACAACGGCGTGTCGTCCGAGATCGACTTCCAGGCTGCGAACTCGCAGGCCGAGACGGCGCGCGCCGCCTATGCACAGCAGCAGCGCGCCCGCCTGCAGGACGAGAACGCCCTCGCCCTGCTGCTGGGTGCGCCAGTGCCGGCCG
Encoded here:
- a CDS encoding efflux transporter outer membrane subunit, translating into MTKKPLIPTVLAAAMLLAGCSLIPTYERPAAPVPTTFPGDPAQPSGQAAAALPWQDFFTDPRLTGLIQTALANNRDLRVSVLNIEQARAQFQIERSALFPALGLTGAGSRSSPNAYQSIDPTQGSVASQYSVNFGFTAWELDFFGRIRALKDQALSQYLATEESRKAAQISLIAAVASGWLTLLADDELLEITRQTMVTRDESVRLTKLRFDNGVSSEIDFQAANSQAETARAAYAQQQRARLQDENALALLLGAPVPAEATAGGAKGLAGIRPMPDVPAGLPSDLLAERPDIRAAEQQLIAANANIGAARANFFPRVSLTSSIGTASSEFSGLFDRGSKAWSFAPTVTLPIFDAGRNIAGLNSAKAGREIAVAQYEKSVQTAFREVADALAGRATLGEQARAQTAQADAEAVRYKLSDLRYRNGIASALDLLDAQRSLFTAQQSAVATRLLQLQNQVTLYKTLGGGWTTRNNG